One genomic segment of Pagrus major chromosome 13, Pma_NU_1.0 includes these proteins:
- the LOC141006932 gene encoding 14-3-3 protein epsilon has translation MAERENLVYQAKLAEQAERYDEMVESMKKVASMDVELTVEERNLLSVAYKNVIGARRASWRIISSLEQKEESKGDKEDKLKMIREYRKTVETELKSICNDILDVLDKHLILAATTGESKVFYYKMKGDYHRYLAEFATGNDRKEAAENSLVAYKAASDIALTELPPTHPIRLGLALNFSVFYYEILNSPDRACKLAKDAFDNAIAELDTLSEESYKDSTLIMQLLRDNLTLWTSDVQGDGEEQNKEALQDAEEETQ, from the exons AAATGGTGGAGTCGATGAAGAAGGTGGCCAGTATGGACGTCGAGCTcacagtggaggagaggaaCCTGCTGTCAGTAGCGTACAAGAACGTGATCGGGGCCAGAAGAGCTTCCTGGAGGATAATCAGCAGCCTCgaacagaaagaagaaagcaaagGCGACAAAGAAGACAAACTAAAGATGATCCGAGAATACAGGAAAACG GTTGAGACGGAGCTGAAATCAATCTGCAACGACATTCTGGATGTACTGGACAAGCACCTCATCTTAGCTGCAACCACGGGAGAGTCTAAGGTTTTCTACTACAAAAT GAAGGGAGATTACCACAGGTACCTGGCAGAGTTCGCCACAGGCAACGACAGGAAGGAGGCAGCAGAGAACAGTTTGGTCGCGTACAAAGCTGCTAGCGACATCGCCTTGACCGAACTCCCTCCAACGCACCCCATTCGCCTGGGACTGGCCCTTAACTTCTCCGTTTTCTATTATGAAATCCTCAACTCGCCAGACCGTGCTTGCAA GTTGGCGAAGGACGCGTTTGACAATGCCATTGCAGAACTGGATACGCTGAGCGAGGAAAGCTATAAGGACTCAACACTTATCATGCAGTTGCTACGTGACAACTTGACACTATGGACCTCAGACGTGCAGGGAGATG GTGAAGAACAGAACAAAGAAGCACTGCAAGACGCGGAGGAAGAGACCCAGTGA